One region of Dehalococcoidia bacterium genomic DNA includes:
- a CDS encoding VWA domain-containing protein → MFTPFFYTLKDKKVPVSINEWMILMEALDKRLIRNMSDFYYLARSILVKSETHFDQYDIAFQEYFGGIAPPFEVTEELIQWLMEPKNRPQLTPEELAAIQKMDLEELLREFEKRLKEQKERHDGGNYWIGTGGTSPFGHSGNNPQGMLVGGPGGMRSAVRIAEQRYFRNYRDDVTLDIRQIKVALKQLRQLNRAGPEDELDLDRTIDATCKNAGEIEFKWKRPRKNSIKLLLIMDAGGSMEPYADLCSQLFSAANSLSHFRAFKYYYFHNCPYDVLYSDIQQRKGEPIEHLLKVLEPDYKVIFVGDACMAYSELMDRFGDLYFHGYQKHAGIDRLKQFKSHFSHVVWLNPETSVLRSYPTVQIISKLFPMYNLSLEGLNRAVKKLVSKL, encoded by the coding sequence ATGTTTACACCATTTTTCTATACGCTCAAGGACAAGAAGGTGCCCGTTTCCATCAACGAATGGATGATACTGATGGAGGCTCTGGACAAGCGTCTTATCCGCAACATGAGCGACTTCTACTACCTGGCCCGCTCCATACTGGTTAAGAGCGAAACCCATTTCGACCAGTACGACATCGCCTTCCAGGAGTATTTCGGGGGCATAGCCCCTCCCTTCGAGGTCACCGAGGAGTTGATTCAATGGCTGATGGAGCCCAAGAACAGGCCGCAGCTAACGCCGGAAGAGCTGGCGGCCATCCAGAAGATGGACCTGGAGGAACTGCTCAGGGAGTTCGAGAAGCGCCTCAAGGAGCAGAAGGAGCGGCATGACGGGGGCAACTACTGGATCGGCACCGGGGGCACGTCGCCCTTCGGCCACTCCGGCAATAATCCCCAGGGCATGCTCGTGGGCGGTCCGGGAGGCATGCGCAGCGCGGTGCGTATCGCCGAACAGAGGTATTTTCGCAACTACAGGGACGACGTTACGCTGGATATCCGCCAGATTAAAGTCGCCCTCAAACAGCTCAGGCAACTGAACCGCGCCGGGCCAGAGGATGAGCTCGACCTTGACCGGACCATCGACGCCACCTGTAAAAACGCGGGCGAGATCGAATTCAAATGGAAGCGCCCCCGCAAAAACAGCATCAAGCTGCTGCTCATCATGGACGCCGGCGGGTCCATGGAGCCATACGCGGACCTCTGCAGCCAGCTCTTCTCAGCCGCCAACTCCCTCAGCCATTTCCGCGCTTTCAAATACTACTACTTCCACAACTGCCCCTACGATGTGCTCTACAGCGATATCCAGCAGCGCAAAGGCGAGCCTATCGAGCACCTGCTCAAGGTGCTGGAGCCCGACTATAAGGTTATCTTTGTGGGAGACGCCTGCATGGCCTATTCGGAGCTGATGGACCGCTTCGGCGACCTGTATTTCCACGGGTACCAGAAGCACGCCGGCATCGACAGGCTCAAGCAGTTCAAGTCCCACTTCAGTCATGTTGTCTGGCTCAATCCCGAGACATCGGTGCTGCGCAGCTACCCTACGGTGCAGATCATCTCCAAGCTTTTCCCCATGTACAACCTGTCGCTGGAAGGCCTCAACCGCGCCGTTAAAAAACTGGTCTCCAAGCTGTAA
- the hpt gene encoding hypoxanthine phosphoribosyltransferase, translating to MPTRLKRLITSAEINSAVQRLASEITNDYRHKNPLLIGILKGSFVFMADLVRRLDMPLEVDFVRLSSYGGGTESSGRIRVLGKMSEPVEGRHVIVVEDIIDTGLTTSYFLRYIRGRKPASVALCALTEKPARRKVKVKIDYLGFTVPDKFIVGYGIDYNERYRNLPDICYIE from the coding sequence ATGCCGACCAGACTCAAGAGGCTTATTACCAGCGCCGAGATAAACAGCGCCGTTCAGAGGCTTGCCTCCGAGATAACCAACGACTACAGGCACAAGAATCCCCTCCTGATCGGCATACTCAAGGGATCTTTCGTTTTCATGGCCGACCTGGTGCGCAGGCTGGATATGCCGCTGGAGGTCGATTTCGTGCGATTGTCCAGCTACGGCGGCGGCACCGAGTCATCGGGCAGGATAAGGGTACTGGGGAAAATGAGTGAGCCGGTGGAGGGACGCCACGTCATCGTGGTGGAGGACATCATCGATACCGGCCTGACAACCTCCTATTTCCTTCGTTACATCAGGGGCAGAAAACCGGCCTCGGTCGCCCTTTGCGCCCTGACCGAAAAGCCCGCGCGGCGCAAGGTGAAAGTCAAGATCGACTACCTCGGTTTCACCGTCCCCGATAAATTCATCGTAGGCTACGGCATCGACTACAACGAGAGATACCGCAACCTGCCGGATATCTGCTATATTGAGTAA
- the ade gene encoding adenine deaminase has translation MSLPDLIAVARGDRPADLLLKNAGIINVFTSSIEENSIAVYDGRIAGIGDYTEANNIIDLSGAFLAPGFINGHIHIESSMLHPANYARTVVPHGTTSISTDLHEITNASGMAGIRFVLNCARNLPLDFFFQAASCVPATHMETSGASITASDIRRLLKWKNNIGLGEMMNYPGVINAFPPVMDEINAAGGHVIAGHAPGLRGKQLNAYVSAGIYSDHENSELEESREKLSRGLFLMIREGTSEKNLEDLIRLVTDKTWHRCMFVVDDRSCSDLLRDGDVDAVVRKAIGLGLDPIRAIQLVTLNPAEYFRLHDLGRIAPGSRANLVTIKNLEKLDIDMVFYDGKLVARGGRYLGNTTMKTPSRLTKSVNFKPFKPSALELVSKNDHFPVIEIVPGQIITKKQMVKIGRGVFQTDTARDLLKAVVVERHHATGNIGLGIVRGFGLKEGAIASTIAHDSHNIVVVGAGDKDILAAVQAVREMQGGLVVCRDGKPIARLPLPICGLLSTDPAEKVSAQFEHLERVAAGLGKLPPAPFALLSFIALPVIPELRLTDKGIVDVVQFKLLTDV, from the coding sequence ATGAGCCTTCCGGATTTGATTGCGGTGGCGCGGGGCGACAGGCCCGCCGACCTGCTGCTGAAGAACGCCGGCATCATCAACGTTTTTACCAGCAGCATCGAAGAAAACAGCATCGCCGTCTACGACGGGCGCATCGCCGGTATAGGCGACTACACTGAGGCAAATAACATCATCGACCTCAGCGGCGCTTTTCTGGCGCCCGGCTTTATCAACGGCCACATACACATCGAAAGCTCGATGCTGCACCCGGCCAATTACGCCCGCACCGTGGTGCCGCATGGAACGACCTCCATCTCCACAGACCTGCACGAGATCACCAACGCGTCGGGCATGGCCGGCATTCGCTTTGTCCTGAACTGCGCGCGCAACCTGCCGCTGGACTTCTTCTTCCAGGCTGCGTCCTGCGTGCCCGCCACCCACATGGAGACTTCGGGCGCTTCGATTACGGCCTCCGACATACGGCGGCTGCTCAAATGGAAGAACAATATCGGCCTGGGCGAGATGATGAACTACCCGGGCGTGATCAACGCTTTCCCTCCGGTGATGGATGAGATAAATGCGGCCGGCGGCCACGTGATCGCCGGGCACGCGCCCGGCCTGAGGGGAAAGCAGTTGAACGCCTATGTTTCCGCCGGCATCTACTCCGACCACGAAAACTCGGAGCTCGAGGAGAGCAGGGAGAAGCTCTCCCGCGGACTCTTCCTCATGATCAGGGAGGGCACATCCGAGAAGAACCTGGAAGACCTGATCCGGCTGGTCACGGACAAGACCTGGCACAGGTGCATGTTCGTGGTGGACGACCGCAGCTGCTCGGACCTGCTGCGGGACGGTGATGTCGATGCAGTGGTAAGGAAGGCCATCGGACTGGGATTGGATCCTATCCGGGCCATCCAGCTGGTCACGCTCAATCCCGCCGAATACTTCCGCCTGCACGACCTGGGACGCATCGCACCGGGCAGCAGGGCCAACCTGGTAACCATTAAGAACCTGGAGAAGCTTGATATAGACATGGTCTTTTATGACGGCAAACTGGTTGCGAGGGGAGGCCGATATCTGGGAAACACGACAATGAAAACGCCGTCCAGACTGACGAAATCGGTCAACTTCAAGCCGTTTAAACCATCGGCGCTGGAACTGGTCTCGAAAAACGATCATTTCCCCGTAATTGAGATAGTGCCCGGCCAGATAATAACTAAAAAACAGATGGTAAAAATCGGGCGGGGCGTATTCCAGACCGACACGGCCAGGGACCTGCTTAAAGCCGTGGTGGTGGAGAGGCACCACGCCACCGGCAATATCGGCCTGGGCATTGTGCGCGGATTCGGACTCAAAGAGGGCGCCATCGCATCCACCATAGCTCACGATTCGCACAACATCGTGGTGGTCGGCGCCGGCGATAAAGATATCCTGGCAGCGGTTCAAGCCGTCAGGGAGATGCAGGGAGGACTGGTGGTCTGTCGGGATGGAAAGCCAATCGCCAGGCTTCCTCTGCCCATTTGCGGACTGCTCTCGACCGACCCGGCGGAGAAGGTCTCTGCTCAATTCGAGCATCTGGAACGGGTTGCAGCCGGCCTGGGCAAGCTGCCGCCGGCCCCCTTCGCCCTGCTGTCCTTCATTGCGCTGCCGGTTATACCCGAGCTGCGCCTGACCGACAAAGGCATAGTGGATGTAGTCCAGTTCAAATTATTGACAGACGTTTAA
- a CDS encoding enoyl-CoA hydratase/isomerase family protein — protein sequence MAYETLLVEKKDGVALVTFNRPDKLNTLNTRLFFDLRDLMAEFRYDIETRVIIFTGAGRAFSAGFDLRVDALKEHASQKEMPNERIWQLFFMDLMSTIENLEQVTIAAINGPAMGGGFCIALNCDFRIMADNASLGVPETGLGVYLSWGATPRLVSLLGPARAKEFIMTCDPVDADEALRIGMVNRVVPSDKLLPAGYELAGKIMRRGPLAIRITKKQVNAASVARMSDLHLFESELWERNQLSPDLQEGIMASIEKRPPSFKPEAGVPKFDLPA from the coding sequence ATGGCATATGAAACACTGCTGGTAGAAAAAAAGGACGGTGTCGCGCTGGTGACGTTCAACCGTCCCGATAAATTGAACACTCTCAACACCCGGCTTTTTTTCGATCTGAGGGACCTGATGGCCGAGTTCAGGTATGACATCGAGACAAGGGTGATTATTTTCACGGGCGCCGGCCGGGCATTCTCCGCCGGCTTCGACCTGCGGGTGGATGCCCTCAAGGAACATGCATCCCAGAAGGAGATGCCCAACGAAAGGATATGGCAGCTTTTTTTCATGGACCTGATGTCAACCATCGAAAACCTGGAGCAGGTCACCATCGCCGCCATCAACGGTCCCGCTATGGGGGGCGGTTTCTGCATTGCCTTGAATTGCGACTTCCGCATCATGGCCGACAACGCCAGCCTGGGCGTCCCCGAGACCGGACTGGGGGTATATTTGAGCTGGGGCGCAACTCCCAGGCTGGTATCCCTGCTTGGACCGGCCAGAGCCAAGGAATTCATCATGACCTGCGATCCGGTTGACGCCGACGAAGCTTTAAGGATAGGCATGGTCAATCGTGTGGTGCCTTCCGATAAACTGCTTCCCGCCGGCTACGAGCTGGCCGGTAAGATCATGCGCAGGGGTCCGCTGGCCATCCGCATTACTAAAAAGCAGGTGAACGCGGCCTCGGTAGCCCGCATGTCCGACCTCCACCTCTTCGAGTCCGAGCTGTGGGAGAGGAACCAGCTGTCACCCGACCTTCAGGAGGGCATCATGGCATCCATAGAGAAACGGCCGCCTTCTTTCAAACCCGAGGCCGGAGTGCCCAAATTCGATTTGCCCGCGTAA
- a CDS encoding class I adenylate-forming enzyme family protein: MDKEKLAWQYVKKWAEETPDREALVYKDRRITYKTFYERTVSVAKLLIELGVKKGDRVFTLSAARDEFEYIYMATAMVGGIWFGLNPRYTRDEFLYMVGDARPKIGFAVRNYDVLMRDYKDDLTALKEANPELERLIIIDNPWEGTFEWERELGKDRSSLDAALKKRISEVKEDDPALIIYTSGTTGKPKGALLTHRNMVSSAAAQNARFMAPNSKRGEGKALIHFPINHVACAVELVMGCLHWGATMVLMDRFDPAATLKMVQDEKITFMGQVPAMFMLQFTLPDFDSYDLSSLKTIIWAGSAAPESMVNRLSKTGATLMTGYGQTENAGFITYTKPGDSMRDLIETAGKCYPPFKIKLMDGKGKEVGRGEVGEIWMKGDLVMKGYWQRPEATAETITKDGWLKSGDLATMDDRGYIKIVGRTKEMFKSGGYNVYPREIEAVIEQYPGIAFVTVIPIPDETWQEVGKAYIMPVPGKNVDVDEIRELCKKHLANYKVPKQFEVRPLLPLLASGKVDRRALVEEEKTSRQK, encoded by the coding sequence ATGGATAAAGAGAAGCTGGCCTGGCAGTACGTGAAGAAATGGGCGGAGGAAACACCGGACAGGGAGGCGCTCGTCTATAAGGACAGGCGGATTACCTACAAGACGTTCTATGAGAGAACGGTCAGCGTGGCGAAACTGCTGATCGAGCTGGGAGTCAAAAAGGGGGACCGGGTGTTCACGCTTTCCGCGGCGCGCGATGAGTTCGAGTATATCTACATGGCTACGGCCATGGTGGGAGGTATCTGGTTCGGGCTCAATCCGCGATATACGCGCGATGAGTTCCTTTATATGGTCGGTGACGCCAGGCCCAAAATCGGATTCGCGGTCAGGAACTACGATGTCCTGATGCGCGACTACAAGGACGACCTGACCGCCCTTAAGGAAGCCAATCCCGAGCTGGAGCGACTGATCATTATAGATAATCCCTGGGAGGGCACCTTCGAATGGGAGCGGGAGCTGGGCAAAGACCGCAGCAGCCTGGACGCCGCCTTGAAAAAGCGCATCAGCGAGGTTAAGGAGGATGATCCTGCTTTAATCATCTATACCTCGGGAACAACGGGAAAACCCAAGGGGGCGCTGTTGACACACAGGAACATGGTATCCAGCGCAGCAGCACAGAATGCGCGTTTCATGGCGCCCAACAGCAAGCGCGGTGAGGGCAAGGCCCTCATCCATTTCCCCATCAACCACGTCGCCTGCGCGGTGGAGCTCGTCATGGGCTGTCTGCACTGGGGAGCCACCATGGTATTGATGGACCGCTTCGACCCGGCGGCAACGCTTAAAATGGTGCAGGACGAGAAAATCACCTTTATGGGACAGGTGCCGGCCATGTTCATGCTGCAATTCACACTGCCCGATTTCGATAGCTACGACCTGTCCAGCCTCAAAACCATCATCTGGGCCGGCTCAGCGGCCCCTGAATCGATGGTCAACAGGCTTTCGAAGACAGGAGCAACACTGATGACCGGATACGGACAGACAGAGAACGCCGGCTTCATCACCTACACCAAACCGGGAGATTCCATGCGGGACCTGATCGAGACGGCAGGCAAATGCTATCCACCGTTTAAAATAAAGCTGATGGACGGCAAAGGCAAGGAGGTCGGCCGCGGGGAAGTGGGCGAAATATGGATGAAAGGCGATCTGGTGATGAAAGGATACTGGCAACGTCCCGAGGCCACGGCCGAGACGATTACAAAGGACGGCTGGCTGAAATCGGGCGACCTGGCTACCATGGATGACCGCGGCTACATCAAGATCGTGGGACGCACCAAAGAGATGTTCAAATCGGGCGGCTACAACGTCTATCCGCGCGAGATCGAGGCCGTCATCGAGCAATATCCCGGCATAGCCTTTGTCACGGTCATTCCCATACCGGACGAGACCTGGCAGGAGGTGGGCAAGGCCTATATCATGCCGGTCCCGGGCAAGAATGTCGACGTAGATGAGATACGCGAGCTGTGTAAAAAGCACCTGGCCAACTATAAGGTGCCGAAGCAGTTCGAGGTCCGCCCGCTGCTTCCCCTGCTGGCCAGCGGCAAGGTGGACCGGCGCGCTCTGGTGGAAGAGGAAAAGACGTCCAGACAGAAGTGA